A genomic window from Montipora capricornis isolate CH-2021 chromosome 8, ASM3666992v2, whole genome shotgun sequence includes:
- the LOC138059427 gene encoding uncharacterized protein encodes MSASRTVYSNKELRFFRLAKCVVDHSSVALRKVFKREWNCLYPDFPWLDNRRSGAQFLTHETSSSRLLDPAYSAEYKHIKDNIEQGDVENWDVTALVFALKFSCALNPIRYGFRWRKINDAIYHIKDVKNTLVSHLPKASLSRDTFERNVDILLQAVEDLLSRSDPLIRKLQTLRNETEFATEDLLRYKQMVNDDRDSLLLLEEDMKKVEGKMKLETSVTEEARRSSETNHVNRKIIRRMRRRMARIEREMDARSVDLFPSNSKPAIFRSSRYIRLINTSYSMSYNFQWEELKPFLEKFDDDVDLKIFAGIQSAISLSHQSRKEEALKVLDSLIPKVFLAKHGVVLHARIKIRKAYILHDQGRDEEAKKEADEAEVMLSLGECHEDSAEIHNVKANIVLSASENANADRSSVLLHFDKCIHFCERATVDKSVTVVQATLRKAFVHLGYYQHGILEEVPGTDVKIAETILKGVSEQCGSLSERSIVYYNYGQSLLAYRKGNANEAIKLEHKVRKKCERHKIGFEIRQLDMLRTLIRGGSDCES; translated from the exons ATGTCCGCTTCGCGCACGGTTTATAGCAACAAAGAGCTTCGATTTTTTCGACTCGCCAAGTGTGTCGTCGATCATTCATCGGTTGCGTTGAGGAAAGTTTTCAAACGAGAATGGAACTGTCTTTATCCTGATTTTCCGTGGCTGGACAACCGGAGAAGTGGCGCGCAGTTTCTTACACATGAAACCTCATCTTCACGCCTTCTTGATCCAGCGTACAGTGCAGAATATAAACACATTAAGGATAATATAGAACAGGGAGACGTAGAGAACTGGGATGTGACAGCGTTGGTTTTCGCTCTGAAGTTTTCGTGTGCACTTAACCCGATTCGTTACGGCTTTCGTTGGAGGAAAATCAACGATGCTATTTATCACATCAAGGATGTTAAGAACACCTTGGTTTcccacttaccgaaagcgtctcTTTCTCGAGACACATTCGAAAGAAATGTCGATATTTTATTGCAAGCGGTTGAAGACTTGCTGTCGCGTTCAGATCCTCTGATTAGAAAATTGCAAACGTTGCGAAACGAGACCGAATTCGCGACGGAAGATCTGTTGCGAtataaacaaatggtaaacgatGATCGCGACAGCTTGCTATTGCTTGAGGAAGACATGAAGAAAGTGGAGGGAAAGATGAAGCTTGAAACATCAGTGACAGAAGAAGCAAGAAGAAGTTCTGAAACTAACCACGTCAACAGGAAAATTATTCGGCGAATGCGTCGTCGAATGGCCAGGATAGAACGTGAAATGGATGCTCGCTCTGTGGACCTCTTCCCTAGCAACTCAAAGCCAGCGATTTTCCGAAGCTCTAGGTACATTCGGCTAATAAATACATCCTATTCTATGTCATACAATTTTCAGTGGGAAGAACTGAAACCGTTTTTAGAGAAATTTGACGATGATGTCGATTTGAAGATATTCGCTGGTATACAGTCGGCCATATCACTCAGCCATCAATCGAGGAAAGAGGAAGCTTTGAAGGTCCTGGATTCTCTGATTCCGAAAGTTTTTCTGGCTAAACATGG CGTGGTGCTGCATGCCAGGATAAAGATTCGAAAGGCTTATATCTTGCACGATCAGGGTCGAGATGAAGAAGCAAAGAAAGAAGCCGACGAAGCAGAGGTGATGTTGAGCCTGGGAGAATGCCACGAAGACAGCGCTGAAATTCACAACGTCAAAGCAAACATCGTCTTGTCTGCAAGCGAAAATGCCAACGCAGATCGCAGTAGTGTCCTGCTTCATTTTGATAAGTGCATACACTTTTGCGAAAGAGCCACTGTGGACAAAAGTGTTACAGTTGTCCAAGCGACCTTGCGCAAGGCTTTTGTTCATCTAGGATATTACCAACATGGGATCTTAGAAGAAGTCCCAGGGACAGACGTTAAAATCGCCGAAACCATTTTGAAGGGTGTTTCTGAGCAGTGTGGATCGTTGTCAGAAAGGAGCATTGTTTATTACAACTATGGTCAATCACTTCTTGCCTATCGTAAAGGCAATGCAAACGAGGCCATCAAACTTGAGCACAAAGTCAGAAAAAAATGCGAGCGGCATAAAATTGGGTTTGAGATCCGACAGCTTGATATGCTGCGAACTTTGATCCGAGGTGGATCAGATTGTGAAAGTTAA